The window TCTGCCGAAGGGCAGGCGATCCTGCGTGGGCTGGGGCTGCCCGTCGATCGGTTCGATTCCATCGTTTACCTGGAGCAGGGGGAGCACTGGCTGCGTTCGGCGGCGTTTTTCCAGGCGCTGCGCCAACTGGGCCGGCCATGGCGGCTATTGGCGTCGGCGCGTTTTTTGCCGCCGCGCATGGCAGACGGCATTTACAACGCCGTGGCGCGTAACCGCTACCGGCTGTTTGGCCGCAATGACGGCACCGCCTTGCCCGGTGCAGGGCAG is drawn from Serratia entomophila and contains these coding sequences:
- a CDS encoding thiol-disulfide oxidoreductase DCC family protein, producing MNSLSPHSYLGPDDRLLLFDGECNLCHGLVRFLVRADKRQRILLATVQSAEGQAILRGLGLPVDRFDSIVYLEQGEHWLRSAAFFQALRQLGRPWRLLASARFLPPRMADGIYNAVARNRYRLFGRNDGTALPGAGQPGRYLRHRGDPPG